The genomic stretch CACCCACCGCGACCGCCAGGTGAAGGACCGCCGCGACCTCGGCGCCACGACCACGGCCTCGGAGGTGCGGTACGACGCCCTGCTGGACGAGTGGGTGGCCATCGCGTCCCATCGCCAGGACCGGACCTATCTGCCGCCGGCCGACGAGTGCCCGCTGTGCCCCTCCCGGGGCGGGCGGTCGACCGAGGTGCCGGACGACGACTACGACGTCGTGGTCTTCGAGAACCGCTTCCCCTCGTTCGCGGCCGGCGACCCGGCGCCCGTGGTCCCGGATGGCATGTCGGCGCGCGGACCAGGGTTCGGCCGGTGCGAGGTGGTCTGCTTCACCAGCGACCACGAGGCACCGGTCGCCACCCTCCCCCTCGAGCACGTGCGGCTGCTCGTCGACGCGTGGGCCGACCGCACCCAGGTGCTCGGCGCACTCCCCCACGTCGAGCAGGTCTTCTGCTTCGAGAACCGCGGGGAGGAGATCGGCGTGACCCTCGGCCACCCGCACGGGCAGATCTACGCCTATCCCTTCGTGACCCCGATCAGCCGGCGGATGCTGGGCTCGGCCCGCCGGCACCGCGAGCGGACCTGGCGCAACCTGTTCGCCGACGTGCTGGCCGCCGAGGTGGCCGACGGCTCCCGGGTGGTGCACCAGACCGAGCACTGGGTGGCCTTCGTCCCGGCGGCGGCCCGCTGGCCGGTCGAGGTCCACCTCTACCCGCGGCGCCGGGTGCCGGACCTGCCGGCGCTGACCGACGCC from Actinomycetes bacterium encodes the following:
- the galT gene encoding galactose-1-phosphate uridylyltransferase; this translates as MKRTSTSLADGREIIYYDLDSTHRDRQVKDRRDLGATTTASEVRYDALLDEWVAIASHRQDRTYLPPADECPLCPSRGGRSTEVPDDDYDVVVFENRFPSFAAGDPAPVVPDGMSARGPGFGRCEVVCFTSDHEAPVATLPLEHVRLLVDAWADRTQVLGALPHVEQVFCFENRGEEIGVTLGHPHGQIYAYPFVTPISRRMLGSARRHRERTWRNLFADVLAAEVADGSRVVHQTEHWVAFVPAAARWPVEVHLYPRRRVPDLPALTDAERDDLAGAYPSLLRTLDGLYDAPMPYIAAWHQAPTRVDRDLAHLHLELFSVKRAAHKLKYLAGSESGMGVWINDVTPEHIADRLRAAAGGGGTA